The window ATTAGAACACAAGAATGGTTGAAGAACTTAAAGATTGAAAATAATACTTGCAAAGATTGTTAGATAAAAAACAAATTTTTAAGGAAAGAATATGGAAGATTCATTAAGAAGACTAAAAGAAAAAAAATTAGAAATTGAAAAGCTTCAAAATAAAACAGATGTCTTCTTGAAAATAGAGAGGATAAAAGATAGAACGGTATATCATACAAAAATTTTTCGAGATTTTTTTGCATTTGGGATTGATAAAAACGATAGCAATAAATTTTTTCTAATTTTGAGAGATCTTTTTAAAGATAAAACATGTAAATTTCATTTATTTTCTATTAAAGATGGTGACAAATTTTTAGGTATGTATTATGGATATAGAAAACCAATAAAAAATGTTATATCTAAATATAAAGAAAATGGGATTATTAAGACACATACCTTTCCTAAGGTGTTTTATGTAGAGTTTAGATTTAAAAAGGGTAGTGTTTTTTGCTATATAAAAGGAATTTATTATTTCTTTAGAAAAGAGAAATCAAATACAAAGTACTGCAAAATATTATTTGAAATAATAAATAGATTAGAAAAACAAATATATGAGTTTTATGGCAAACAGTTGTCAAGTGGAGGGATTATAACAAGATGGCTAGAAAAAAACCAGAAGTAATTACGATTGCATCAATTAAAGGTGGTGTTGGTAAAAGTACGACTAGTATAATATTTGCAATATTATTGGCTCAAAAATATCGAGTGTTGTTAATAGATATGGATACTCAAGCTTCTACTACTAGTTATTTTTATGAAAAAATAGAGAAGAAGAATATAGACTTGAGAAGTAATAACATATATGAAGTTTTAATAGATAAGTTGAATATCAACAGTTCAATTTTAAATGTTGAAAATAATTTGGATTTAATACCTAGTTACTTGACGTTACATAGTATAAATGCATTTGGATATAAACATGCTTTTAGT is drawn from Borrelia hispanica CRI and contains these coding sequences:
- a CDS encoding DUF226 domain-containing protein, which translates into the protein MEDSLRRLKEKKLEIEKLQNKTDVFLKIERIKDRTVYHTKIFRDFFAFGIDKNDSNKFFLILRDLFKDKTCKFHLFSIKDGDKFLGMYYGYRKPIKNVISKYKENGIIKTHTFPKVFYVEFRFKKGSVFCYIKGIYYFFRKEKSNTKYCKILFEIINRLEKQIYEFYGKQLSSGGIITRWLEKNQK